In the genome of Saccharomonospora viridis DSM 43017, one region contains:
- a CDS encoding SIS domain-containing protein, whose translation MALDDSLLDDPTRLAEADGEDLLRAAAMAGAQVRATVETAAELGLADRLDMGRPRSLVLLTRPGVGRTAASLLKSLVMASSSAPVVTSDVVPSWVGALDVVFVHTDDPYDTELALSLERAARYGAGVVLSAPSEGPVASSVAGRGLVLAPRVPVPAELALPRALAAGLLTANTLGLSVADVEGLADRLDHEAERCHPGQESFVNPAKSLALRLAEHTPLLWGLDNVAVAVAEHAAYALATHAAVVSEVSHYQHALTRSALRRAVLKSFAVDTIFADPDESEGDVLPIRLVLLSIITGQAADHVRRHAGELLPSADVQAPADEITADDAGRAAVLALRFELAALYLGLAAGTIGGAGRASETT comes from the coding sequence ATGGCGCTTGACGACAGTCTTCTCGACGATCCGACGCGGTTGGCCGAGGCCGATGGCGAGGACCTGTTGCGGGCGGCGGCGATGGCCGGCGCACAGGTTCGGGCCACTGTCGAAACCGCCGCGGAACTGGGGCTGGCCGACCGGCTCGACATGGGTCGTCCCCGCAGTCTGGTACTCCTGACGAGACCGGGAGTCGGTCGTACGGCCGCGTCGTTGTTGAAGTCTCTTGTCATGGCGAGCAGCTCGGCACCGGTCGTCACCAGTGATGTGGTGCCGAGTTGGGTCGGCGCGCTCGACGTGGTGTTCGTCCACACCGATGACCCTTACGACACGGAGTTGGCCCTGTCCTTGGAGCGCGCGGCACGGTACGGCGCCGGTGTGGTGTTGTCGGCACCTTCCGAAGGCCCCGTGGCGTCCTCGGTGGCCGGCCGTGGACTCGTGCTAGCGCCGCGTGTGCCGGTGCCGGCCGAGCTGGCGTTGCCGAGGGCGTTGGCCGCGGGGTTGTTGACGGCGAACACGCTGGGCCTGTCGGTCGCCGACGTCGAGGGCCTCGCCGACCGTCTGGACCATGAGGCCGAGCGCTGCCATCCGGGGCAGGAATCGTTCGTCAACCCGGCGAAGTCGCTGGCGTTGCGGCTGGCCGAGCACACGCCGTTGCTGTGGGGTCTGGACAACGTGGCCGTGGCGGTGGCGGAGCACGCTGCGTACGCCTTGGCTACGCACGCGGCCGTGGTGTCCGAGGTCAGCCACTACCAGCATGCTCTGACGCGCTCGGCGCTACGTCGAGCGGTTCTGAAGTCGTTCGCGGTGGATACGATTTTCGCCGACCCGGACGAGTCGGAGGGCGACGTGCTGCCGATCCGCCTGGTGCTGCTGTCGATAATCACAGGCCAGGCTGCCGATCACGTTCGGCGTCATGCGGGGGAGCTGTTGCCGTCGGCGGATGTTCAGGCACCGGCGGATGAGATCACAGCCGACGACGCTGGCCGTGCGGCCGTGCTCGCGCTGCGTTTCGAGCTCGCGGCGCTCTATCTCGGTCTCGCGGCAGGAACGATTGGGGGAGCTGGCCGTGCGTCTGAGACGACGTAG
- a CDS encoding Trm112 family protein — protein sequence MAVTLDAQLLEILACPAPDHAPLTPGTPDDPDADALTCTSCGRVYEVRDGIPVLLLDEAIPPDGSENDDQTGSDGA from the coding sequence ATGGCCGTCACGCTTGATGCGCAATTGTTGGAGATCCTCGCGTGCCCCGCGCCGGACCACGCGCCGTTGACGCCGGGTACGCCCGACGATCCCGATGCGGACGCACTGACCTGTACGTCCTGCGGACGGGTGTACGAGGTCCGTGACGGAATCCCCGTGCTCCTGCTCGACGAGGCGATCCCTCCCGACGGGAGCGAAAACGATGACCAGACCGGTTCCGATGGCGCTTGA
- a CDS encoding phosphomannomutase/phosphoglucomutase has protein sequence MSDLSAIVKAYDIRGVVGEDLTEELVTDFGAAFALLIKPDSPSVVVGHDMRESSPRLADAFARGVTSQGLDVVSIGLVSTDELYFASGSLNMPGAMFTASHNPARYNGIKLCRAGASPVGQESGLAEIRDTVEQGVPSFAGQPGTVTERDVHDDYVKHLHSLVDLSGSRTLKVVVDAGNGMGGLTVPRVFEGLPIEIVPLYFELDGTFPNHEANPLDPANIVDLQAKVREVGADVGLAFDGDADRCFVVDENGDPVPPSAITALVAVRELKKEPGATIIHNLITSKAVPEIVREHGGRPVRTRVGHSFIKEEMARTGAIFGGEHSAHYYFRDFWRADTGMLAALHVLAALGEQDGPLSELTAEYTRYVSSGEINSTVDDQAGRLAAVKEAFANRDGAEIDELDGLTVDLGEAGWFNLRPSNTEPLLRLNVEAADEASMRALTDEVLAIVRG, from the coding sequence GTGTCAGACCTGTCTGCCATCGTGAAGGCGTACGACATCCGTGGTGTCGTCGGTGAGGACTTGACCGAAGAGCTGGTCACCGATTTCGGTGCAGCCTTCGCATTACTCATCAAGCCCGATTCCCCGTCCGTAGTGGTCGGGCACGACATGCGGGAGTCGTCCCCGCGACTGGCGGACGCGTTCGCGCGGGGTGTGACGTCCCAGGGGCTGGACGTGGTGTCGATCGGCCTGGTCAGCACCGATGAGCTCTACTTCGCGTCGGGATCGCTGAACATGCCGGGAGCGATGTTCACGGCCAGTCACAACCCGGCGCGCTACAACGGCATCAAGCTGTGCCGGGCCGGGGCGAGTCCGGTGGGGCAGGAATCGGGGCTCGCCGAGATCAGGGACACCGTCGAGCAGGGAGTGCCCTCGTTCGCCGGACAGCCCGGTACCGTCACCGAGCGGGATGTGCACGACGACTACGTCAAGCACTTGCACTCGCTGGTCGACCTCAGTGGCAGCCGCACCCTCAAGGTGGTCGTCGACGCGGGCAACGGTATGGGTGGTCTCACCGTGCCGCGGGTGTTCGAGGGGCTGCCCATCGAGATCGTGCCGCTGTACTTCGAATTGGACGGCACGTTCCCCAATCACGAGGCCAACCCACTCGATCCCGCCAACATCGTCGACCTGCAGGCCAAGGTCCGCGAGGTGGGCGCCGACGTGGGGTTGGCGTTCGACGGCGACGCCGACCGATGCTTCGTCGTGGACGAGAACGGTGATCCGGTGCCGCCGAGTGCCATCACCGCGTTGGTGGCCGTTCGCGAACTGAAGAAGGAACCGGGCGCGACGATCATCCACAACCTCATCACCTCGAAGGCTGTGCCCGAGATCGTGCGGGAGCACGGGGGCAGGCCGGTGCGTACCCGTGTCGGGCACTCCTTCATCAAGGAGGAGATGGCCCGGACCGGGGCCATCTTCGGCGGTGAGCACTCGGCCCACTACTACTTCCGTGACTTCTGGCGGGCTGACACGGGCATGTTGGCGGCCCTGCACGTGCTCGCCGCGTTGGGAGAGCAGGACGGACCGCTGTCGGAGCTGACCGCCGAGTACACCCGTTACGTCTCCTCCGGGGAGATCAACTCGACGGTGGACGACCAGGCCGGACGACTCGCCGCCGTGAAGGAGGCGTTCGCCAATCGCGACGGGGCCGAGATCGACGAGCTGGACGGGCTCACGGTCGACCTCGGGGAGGCCGGCTGGTTCAACCTCCGTCCCTCCAACACCGAGCCGCTGCTCCGGTTGAACGTCGAAGCGGCCGACGAGGCGTCGATGCGCGCCTTGACCGACGAAGTCCTCGCCATCGTGCGCGGTTGA
- a CDS encoding DUF3499 domain-containing protein, with product MRSVRKCSRTGCLEPAVATLTYAYSDSTAVVGPLATASEPHSYDLCEAHALRLTAPKGWEVVRHEGEFAVPEPSSDELTALAEAVREAGRYDRPAPQSSEPPEQPRRGQGRRGHLRVLPGRA from the coding sequence GTGCGGAGCGTGCGAAAGTGTTCGCGGACGGGTTGCCTCGAGCCCGCTGTTGCGACGCTGACCTACGCCTACAGCGACTCCACGGCTGTGGTCGGCCCCTTGGCTACGGCGTCGGAGCCCCATTCGTACGACCTCTGCGAGGCACACGCCCTACGGCTCACAGCGCCCAAGGGGTGGGAGGTCGTCCGTCACGAGGGAGAATTCGCTGTGCCGGAGCCGTCCAGCGACGAGCTGACCGCTCTGGCCGAGGCCGTGCGCGAGGCGGGGCGGTACGACCGTCCGGCGCCCCAGTCCTCCGAACCGCCGGAGCAGCCCAGAAGGGGGCAGGGCAGGCGGGGACACCTGCGGGTACTGCCCGGCCGCGCCTGA
- a CDS encoding metallopeptidase family protein translates to MSRGARRRRGVHRDRHGRGLRGPLFPSTVPAASSRAEKFDALVLDALEPIEARWRHDLTELDVAVDEVPEVHMEIPPTQIDGVLLDGRVPLSRLVPPGVDRDGLPTRARIVLYRRPLEARAKDPAELSELVHDVLVEQIANYLGVEPDIIEGG, encoded by the coding sequence ATGTCGAGAGGCGCGCGACGACGGCGAGGCGTGCACCGTGACCGGCACGGTCGTGGTCTGCGGGGTCCGCTGTTCCCCTCGACGGTGCCTGCCGCGTCGAGCCGGGCCGAGAAGTTCGACGCCCTCGTGCTCGACGCCTTGGAGCCGATCGAGGCGCGATGGCGACACGACCTCACCGAACTCGACGTAGCCGTGGACGAGGTCCCCGAAGTGCACATGGAGATCCCGCCCACGCAGATCGACGGTGTGCTGCTCGACGGGAGGGTGCCGCTGTCGCGACTGGTGCCCCCCGGCGTGGACCGGGACGGGCTGCCCACCAGGGCGAGGATCGTGCTGTACCGCCGACCGCTGGAGGCACGGGCCAAGGACCCGGCCGAGCTGTCCGAACTCGTCCACGACGTGCTCGTCGAACAGATCGCCAATTACCTCGGGGTGGAGCCGGACATCATCGAAGGTGGATGA
- a CDS encoding alpha/beta fold hydrolase gives MEVTARPLLVFVHSPLVGPSTWTAVAERLGSRYPVVTPSLTGVFAKSGDPGLYHALADAVALPVPDTGEPVVLVAHSGAGALLPVVAERLGDRVRAAVYVDALPPHPGSRWLDTVPQELRDHLLGLAHNGLLPPWNEWFPPEVLAELLPEPGLREKFVAELPRVPVTYLAEPAPSAAEVNPAAYLRLSEGYDEVADEAESRGWWVRRRQYDHLAPLTRPGDVAALVDAAVTALDVGTGPSSAR, from the coding sequence ATGGAGGTCACGGCGCGGCCGTTGCTCGTGTTCGTCCACAGCCCGTTGGTGGGCCCCTCGACCTGGACGGCGGTGGCCGAGCGACTCGGGAGTCGATATCCGGTCGTCACCCCCTCGCTGACCGGCGTGTTCGCGAAGAGCGGCGACCCGGGCCTCTACCACGCACTCGCGGACGCCGTGGCGCTGCCCGTGCCGGACACCGGGGAGCCGGTGGTGCTCGTCGCTCACAGCGGGGCGGGGGCACTGCTTCCGGTCGTCGCCGAGCGGCTCGGTGACCGGGTGCGGGCGGCCGTCTATGTCGACGCCCTGCCACCGCACCCCGGCAGCCGCTGGCTCGACACCGTCCCGCAGGAACTGCGGGACCACCTCCTCGGTCTCGCCCACAACGGCTTGCTACCGCCGTGGAACGAATGGTTCCCGCCCGAGGTGCTCGCCGAGCTGCTGCCCGAACCCGGCCTCCGCGAGAAGTTCGTCGCTGAACTGCCGAGAGTTCCGGTGACGTACCTGGCCGAGCCCGCTCCCTCCGCAGCGGAGGTGAACCCGGCCGCCTACCTGAGGTTGAGCGAGGGGTACGACGAGGTCGCCGACGAAGCTGAAAGCCGAGGTTGGTGGGTACGTCGGCGGCAGTACGACCACCTCGCTCCGCTGACCCGGCCCGGCGACGTCGCCGCCCTGGTCGACGCGGCCGTCACCGCACTCGACGTAGGGACGGGACCATCGTCAGCACGGTGA
- a CDS encoding WhiB family transcriptional regulator encodes MRLDTTGREWGNVMERGGHPEEEGLGVLTELFDVAEEQDWQERALCAQTDPEAFFPEKGGSTREAKRICQVCEVKADCLEYALAHDERFGIWGGLSERERRKLKKRAV; translated from the coding sequence GTGCGGCTGGACACTACTGGAAGAGAATGGGGGAACGTCATGGAGAGGGGTGGACACCCGGAAGAGGAGGGTCTGGGTGTACTCACCGAGCTCTTCGACGTCGCTGAGGAGCAGGATTGGCAGGAACGCGCCCTGTGCGCGCAGACCGATCCTGAAGCGTTCTTCCCGGAGAAGGGGGGCTCGACCCGGGAAGCCAAACGCATCTGTCAAGTGTGCGAGGTCAAGGCCGATTGCCTCGAATACGCACTGGCGCACGACGAACGGTTCGGCATCTGGGGCGGACTGTCCGAGAGGGAACGTAGGAAGCTGAAGAAGCGCGCCGTGTGA
- a CDS encoding site-2 protease family protein has product MQRSVVRPSPLFYAILAVTVVGGALTATMELTELRDRPVLGTLGMFLLVLGGWALSLTLHEFGHAIVAYKGGDREVAAKGYLSLDIRRYTDPVMSLVLPLIILAIGGIPLPGGAVWINRWALRSRSVSSWVSLAGPLSNLTIGVVLTAVVATVSMPFGLLAGLSYLASLQILAFVINILPVPGLDGFGAIEPYLSPQMREFGAKARPWAPLVLFALIIGVPGVGAALWQFTDFVFAAVGGDAFAAVAGQYLFMFWR; this is encoded by the coding sequence GTGCAACGTTCAGTCGTCCGACCCAGCCCGCTCTTCTACGCCATCCTCGCCGTCACCGTCGTCGGAGGCGCGCTCACCGCGACGATGGAGCTCACCGAGCTCCGCGACCGACCGGTGCTCGGCACGCTCGGGATGTTTCTCCTCGTACTCGGCGGGTGGGCGCTCTCGCTGACGTTGCACGAATTCGGTCACGCCATCGTCGCCTACAAAGGCGGGGACCGCGAGGTGGCGGCCAAGGGCTACCTGTCACTGGACATCCGCCGCTACACCGATCCGGTCATGTCCCTGGTACTCCCCCTGATCATCCTCGCCATCGGCGGTATCCCGCTGCCGGGCGGTGCGGTCTGGATCAACCGCTGGGCGCTGCGTTCACGGTCGGTGTCGTCCTGGGTGTCCCTGGCGGGCCCGCTGAGCAACCTGACGATCGGTGTCGTGCTGACCGCCGTGGTCGCCACAGTGTCGATGCCGTTCGGCCTGCTCGCCGGGCTGTCCTACCTGGCGTCGCTCCAGATCCTCGCGTTCGTCATCAACATCCTGCCCGTGCCGGGCCTCGACGGATTCGGCGCCATCGAACCCTACCTGTCACCGCAAATGCGCGAGTTCGGCGCAAAGGCCCGACCGTGGGCTCCACTCGTGCTGTTCGCGCTGATCATCGGTGTTCCCGGCGTCGGTGCCGCCCTGTGGCAGTTCACCGATTTCGTCTTCGCCGCGGTCGGCGGTGACGCGTTCGCGGCGGTCGCCGGTCAGTACCTGTTCATGTTCTGGCGCTGA
- the mshB gene encoding N-acetyl-1-D-myo-inositol-2-amino-2-deoxy-alpha-D-glucopyranoside deacetylase — protein sequence MLFVHAHPDDESITTGGTIARYSAEGAHVTVVTCTLGEEGEIIPAELEQLGAWAGDQLGGYRIGELAEAGVALGWSEHRFLGGPGRWRDSGMAGVESNEHPRAFVRGAMSEQVEQLLAVFDEVRPEVVVTYDPNGGYGHPDHIRAHRVATAAVERSEGVRRLFYTVSSREATTRGLAALRRDERVPFRVPADEELPTTPDADITTRVDISAYREVKFAALRAHRTQITVGPDCFALSNGIAQPVPTTEFFVLARGPKEGADTDLFGGL from the coding sequence GTGCTGTTCGTTCACGCACACCCAGACGACGAGAGCATCACCACGGGCGGGACCATCGCCCGCTACTCGGCCGAAGGGGCGCACGTCACAGTGGTGACCTGCACCCTCGGTGAGGAGGGGGAGATCATCCCCGCCGAGCTCGAGCAACTCGGTGCGTGGGCCGGTGACCAGCTCGGCGGCTACCGAATCGGCGAACTGGCCGAGGCCGGGGTGGCGCTGGGCTGGTCGGAGCACCGGTTCCTCGGCGGGCCCGGCCGTTGGCGTGACTCGGGTATGGCGGGTGTCGAATCGAACGAGCATCCGCGCGCTTTCGTGCGGGGAGCGATGTCCGAACAGGTCGAGCAGTTGCTCGCCGTGTTCGACGAGGTACGTCCCGAGGTGGTCGTGACGTACGACCCCAACGGCGGCTACGGGCACCCCGACCACATTCGGGCACACCGGGTCGCCACGGCGGCCGTGGAGCGTTCCGAGGGGGTTCGCCGCCTGTTCTACACGGTGTCCTCTCGGGAGGCGACGACCCGCGGGTTGGCGGCGTTGCGACGTGACGAGCGGGTGCCGTTCCGGGTGCCCGCCGACGAGGAGTTGCCGACCACCCCGGATGCGGACATCACCACGCGTGTCGACATCAGTGCCTACCGAGAGGTCAAGTTCGCGGCGCTGCGGGCGCACCGCACCCAGATAACGGTGGGGCCCGACTGCTTCGCGCTGTCCAACGGCATCGCCCAGCCGGTGCCCACCACCGAGTTCTTCGTGCTCGCTCGCGGTCCGAAGGAGGGCGCCGACACCGACCTCTTCGGAGGACTGTGA
- a CDS encoding ABC transporter ATP-binding protein, with protein sequence MSPQAADTSSESVLSISDLKISFSTEDGVVEAVKGIGFDVAPGEILAIVGESGSGKSVTSMSVPGLLPKTAHIQGERRLGAVDLSHMTSKELRKHRGNDVAMIFQEPMTALNPMYTIGWQVREALLAHKDISKQAANKRAIELLDMVGIPEPEKRFKQYPHQLSGGLRQRVVIAIAIACDPKVIIADEPTTALDVTVQAEILALLRKLRDTLNTAIVLITHDMGVVADLADRVVVMYQGEIVEQAPVHELFNNPQQEYTKRLLAAVPVLGQRPEGRRLLDTPKVEVVESKTDEAIRKAHEELKPYIDDSAPALKIENLVLEYPGKGRQGKNRAVDDVSLHIERGEILGLVGESGSGKSTVGRCAIRLLKPTSGTVSIAGTDITTMSHKKLRPLRRYFSIVFQDPASTLDPKMTIGESIAEPLVLHKILSGKELTDRVTDLLDKVQLSGHYRNRYPHELSGGQRQRIAIARALALNPKLLIADEPTSALDVSVQAKILDLFLDLQQHLQFACLFISHDLAVVDLLADRVAVMQRGKLVEVGTREQVLHAPQQEYTKRLLSAAPVADPVLQAERRRAWEEGRVAPVKD encoded by the coding sequence ATGTCGCCGCAAGCGGCGGATACGTCGTCGGAATCCGTGCTGTCCATATCGGACTTGAAGATCTCCTTCTCGACCGAGGACGGCGTCGTCGAAGCGGTCAAGGGAATCGGTTTCGACGTCGCCCCCGGCGAGATTCTGGCGATCGTTGGTGAGTCCGGGTCGGGCAAGTCGGTCACCTCGATGTCGGTACCCGGCCTGTTGCCGAAGACCGCCCACATCCAGGGCGAGCGCAGATTGGGCGCGGTTGACCTGAGTCACATGACGTCCAAGGAGCTGCGCAAGCACCGCGGTAACGACGTCGCCATGATCTTCCAGGAGCCGATGACGGCTCTGAACCCCATGTACACGATCGGTTGGCAGGTCCGGGAAGCCCTGCTGGCCCACAAGGACATCTCCAAGCAGGCCGCCAACAAACGAGCCATCGAGCTGCTCGACATGGTCGGCATCCCCGAGCCGGAGAAACGCTTCAAGCAGTATCCGCACCAGCTCTCCGGCGGTCTGCGGCAGCGCGTGGTCATCGCCATCGCCATCGCGTGCGACCCCAAGGTCATCATCGCCGACGAACCCACCACGGCGCTCGACGTGACGGTACAGGCGGAGATCCTGGCCCTGTTGCGCAAACTGCGCGACACCCTCAACACCGCGATCGTGCTCATCACCCACGACATGGGCGTCGTGGCCGACCTGGCCGACCGCGTGGTGGTGATGTACCAGGGCGAAATCGTCGAGCAGGCCCCGGTGCACGAGCTGTTCAACAATCCGCAGCAAGAGTACACCAAGCGCCTGCTGGCCGCCGTTCCCGTGCTCGGCCAACGTCCCGAGGGGCGGCGGCTGTTGGACACCCCGAAGGTCGAGGTCGTCGAGAGCAAGACCGACGAGGCGATCCGCAAGGCACACGAGGAACTGAAGCCGTACATCGACGACAGCGCCCCTGCGCTGAAGATCGAGAACCTCGTGCTGGAGTACCCCGGGAAGGGCCGGCAGGGGAAGAACCGCGCGGTCGACGACGTCTCGCTGCACATCGAACGAGGCGAGATCCTCGGCCTGGTCGGCGAATCGGGTTCCGGTAAGTCGACGGTCGGTCGCTGCGCCATTCGGCTGTTGAAACCCACCTCGGGCACCGTTTCCATCGCGGGCACCGACATCACCACGATGTCGCACAAGAAGCTGCGTCCGCTGCGTCGGTACTTCTCGATCGTCTTCCAGGACCCGGCATCCACTCTGGACCCGAAGATGACCATCGGTGAGTCGATCGCCGAACCGTTGGTCCTGCACAAGATCCTGTCGGGCAAGGAACTGACCGACCGGGTCACCGATCTGCTCGACAAGGTGCAGCTGTCTGGTCACTACCGCAACCGCTACCCGCACGAGTTGTCCGGTGGACAGCGGCAGCGGATCGCCATCGCCCGCGCGCTCGCACTGAACCCCAAGCTGCTCATCGCCGACGAACCCACCTCGGCGCTCGACGTGTCGGTGCAGGCGAAGATCCTCGACCTGTTCCTCGACCTGCAGCAGCATCTACAGTTCGCGTGCCTGTTCATCAGCCATGACCTCGCCGTCGTGGACCTCCTCGCCGACCGCGTCGCCGTGATGCAGCGGGGCAAGCTCGTCGAGGTGGGTACCCGCGAACAAGTGCTGCACGCACCGCAGCAGGAGTACACGAAGCGCCTGCTGTCCGCCGCACCGGTGGCCGACCCGGTGCTCCAGGCCGAACGCAGGCGCGCGTGGGAGGAAGGCCGCGTGGCGCCGGTCAAGGACTGA
- a CDS encoding ABC transporter permease has protein sequence MNSLVTGAETGGKPLDESGLSADALPEPRSQGALVLRKFLRHKLAMTSVGMLVLITLIALIMPLFWPHGYWDSSFASFAPPSAEHPLGTTQVGKDMVSQILRGTQYSLLIAITVSLVATLIGVVFGAFAGYMGGFVDSVISRLTDLFLIIPAIAAAAILVKVFSGSWWVVAVVLAVFAWMPIARITRAEAMSLSQREFIEAARASGAGTGRIVFKHLVPNMVGTITVNATLAVAQAVLAEAALSFIGLGVKPPDTSLGRVISENYAQMTGRPWLFFGPFLVLVLISLSINFIGDGLRDAFDPRQRSVKPVKPPKKKAPKQVEA, from the coding sequence ATGAACTCGCTTGTGACCGGTGCGGAGACCGGTGGCAAGCCTCTCGACGAAAGTGGGCTGAGCGCCGACGCGCTGCCGGAGCCGCGCAGCCAAGGGGCACTCGTCCTCCGCAAGTTCCTGCGGCACAAGCTCGCGATGACGAGCGTCGGCATGCTGGTGCTGATCACACTGATCGCGCTGATCATGCCGTTGTTCTGGCCGCACGGTTACTGGGACTCGTCGTTCGCGTCGTTCGCGCCGCCGAGTGCCGAACACCCGCTGGGCACCACCCAGGTCGGTAAGGACATGGTGTCGCAGATCCTGCGGGGGACGCAGTACTCGCTGCTGATCGCGATCACGGTGTCGCTGGTGGCGACGCTCATCGGCGTCGTCTTCGGTGCTTTCGCCGGGTACATGGGCGGCTTCGTCGACTCCGTCATCTCCCGCCTCACCGACCTGTTCCTGATCATTCCCGCGATCGCGGCGGCCGCGATCCTGGTGAAGGTGTTCAGCGGCAGTTGGTGGGTCGTCGCGGTGGTGCTCGCCGTGTTCGCGTGGATGCCGATCGCCCGTATCACCCGGGCCGAGGCGATGTCACTGTCGCAGCGGGAATTCATCGAGGCGGCCAGGGCGTCGGGTGCGGGCACGGGACGCATCGTGTTCAAGCACCTGGTGCCGAACATGGTCGGAACCATCACCGTGAACGCCACGCTCGCGGTCGCGCAGGCGGTCCTGGCCGAGGCGGCGCTGTCGTTCATCGGTCTCGGTGTGAAGCCGCCGGACACGTCGCTGGGGCGGGTCATCTCGGAGAACTACGCGCAGATGACCGGACGTCCGTGGCTGTTCTTCGGTCCGTTCCTCGTGCTGGTGTTGATCTCACTGTCGATCAACTTCATCGGTGACGGTCTGCGGGACGCCTTCGACCCGCGGCAACGCAGTGTCAAGCCGGTCAAGCCACCGAAGAAGAAGGCGCCTAAACAGGTCGAAGCCTGA
- a CDS encoding ABC transporter permease, which produces MNLVFYILRRLAISIPILLIGSFLVFVMVAGAGDPLAELRTQPNISQESVDAIARELGLDKPLIPRYFDWLGGFVTGDWGISIAQGSAMEPVLPKIMSAFWVSIRLILGAEILALILGVAVGLLAAVKQYSVVDYVATTVAFLFFSMPIFCVAIVLKIYAIDLNVIINNLGLSDIFGNPFLRTTSPETLAADGFWDFIIKYTGAFLLPTLSIMFISFAAYSRFQRSSMLETLNMDYVRTARAKGLSERRVIFKHAFRNALIPTTTLFSVNFVGVVAGAVITERVFNWNGMGAVLVEAVNKNDPNVMMGWIVVISISVVVANLIADLLYGILDPRIRVG; this is translated from the coding sequence TTGAACCTGGTTTTCTACATCCTTCGCCGTCTGGCGATATCGATTCCGATCCTGTTGATCGGAAGCTTCTTGGTTTTCGTGATGGTGGCCGGTGCGGGCGACCCTCTCGCGGAACTACGCACTCAGCCGAACATCAGCCAGGAATCCGTCGACGCCATTGCGCGAGAGCTGGGTCTAGACAAGCCGTTGATCCCCAGGTACTTCGACTGGCTCGGTGGATTCGTCACGGGTGACTGGGGTATCTCGATCGCGCAGGGCTCGGCCATGGAGCCGGTGCTCCCGAAGATCATGAGCGCTTTCTGGGTGTCGATCCGGCTGATTCTCGGTGCCGAGATCCTCGCGCTCATCCTCGGCGTCGCGGTGGGTCTGCTGGCCGCGGTGAAGCAGTACAGCGTGGTCGACTACGTGGCCACCACGGTCGCGTTCCTGTTCTTCTCGATGCCGATCTTCTGTGTCGCCATCGTGCTGAAGATCTACGCGATCGACCTCAACGTGATCATCAACAATCTCGGCCTCAGCGATATCTTCGGCAACCCGTTCTTGAGGACGACGAGTCCGGAAACGCTCGCGGCGGACGGTTTCTGGGACTTCATCATCAAGTACACCGGGGCGTTCCTGCTGCCGACGCTGTCCATCATGTTCATCAGCTTCGCGGCGTACAGCCGATTCCAGCGGTCGTCCATGCTGGAGACGTTGAACATGGATTACGTGCGTACGGCGCGGGCCAAGGGGCTGTCCGAGCGGCGCGTCATCTTCAAGCACGCCTTCCGGAACGCGCTCATTCCGACGACCACGTTGTTCTCCGTGAACTTCGTGGGCGTCGTGGCGGGTGCCGTCATCACCGAGCGGGTGTTCAACTGGAACGGTATGGGCGCCGTGCTCGTCGAGGCGGTGAACAAGAACGACCCGAACGTGATGATGGGCTGGATCGTGGTGATCTCCATCTCGGTGGTCGTCGCGAACCTGATCGCGGACTTGTTGTACGGCATTCTGGACCCGAGGATTCGCGTTGGCTGA